In the Acomys russatus chromosome 13, mAcoRus1.1, whole genome shotgun sequence genome, one interval contains:
- the Aup1 gene encoding lipid droplet-regulating VLDL assembly factor AUP1 isoform X1, whose amino-acid sequence MPKDSAFPGAPAALRRWRRQRPRFPELATMEPPPAPGPERLFDSHRLPSDGFLLLALLLYAPVGLCLLVLRLFLGLHVFLVSCALPDSVLRRFVVRTMCAVLGLVARQEDSGLRDHRVRVLISNHVTPFDHNIVNLLTTCSTPLLNSPPSFVCWSRGFMEMDRRVELVESLKKFCASTRLPPTPLLLFPEEEATNGREGLLRFSSWPFSIQDVVQPLTLQVQRPLVSVTVSDASWVSELLWSLFVPFTVYQVRWLHPVHRQLGERSEEFALRVQQLVAKELGQIGTRLTPADKAEHMKRQRHPRLRPQSVQSSFPSPPSPPSDVQLTTLAQRVKEVLPHVPLNVIQGDLARTGCVDLTITNLLEGAVAFMPEDVTEGTQSPPTASAPKFPSSGLVTPQPTALTFAKSSWARQESLQERKQALYEYARRRFREKQAQEAD is encoded by the exons ATGCCCAAAGACTCCGCCTTCCCAGGAGCCCCCGCGGCCCTGCGAAGATGGCGACGACAGCGGCCCCGCTTTCCTGAGTTGGCTACGATGGAACCTCCCCCAGCTCCCGGGCCGGAGCGGCTCTTTGACTCGCACCG GCTCCCGAGTGACGGCTTCCTGCTGCTCGCGCTGCTGCTCTACGCGCCggtcggcctctgcctcctggttctgCGCCTCTTCCTCGGCCTCCACGTCTTCCTGGTCAGCTGTGCCCTGCCTGACAGCGTCCTCCGCAG GTTCGTGGTACGGACCATGTGTGCGGTACTGGGGCTCGTGGCCCGGCAGGAGGACTCTGGACTCCGGGATCACCGCGTCAGGGTCCTGATTTCCAACCACGTCACACCTTTTGACCACAATATAGTCAACCTGCTCACCACCTGTAGCACC CCTCTACTCAATAGTCCCCCCAGCTTTGTGTGTTGGTCTCGGGGCTTTATGGAGATGGATAGGCGGGTGGAGTTGGTGGAGTCGCTCAAGAAATTCTGTGCTTCCACGAGGCTTCCGCCCACGCCTTTGCTGCTTTTCCCGGAGGAGGAGGCCACAAATGGCCGAGAGGGGCTCCTGCGTTTCAG ttCGTGGCCATTTTCTATCCAGGATGTGGTACAGCCTCTTACCCTGCAAGTTCAGAGACCCCTGGTCTCTGTG ACGGTGTCAGACGCCTCCTGGGTCTCAGAACTGCTGTGGTCACTTTTCGTCCCTTTCACGGTGTATCAAGTAAG GTGGCTTCATCCTGTTCATCGCCAGCTTGGGGAGAGGAGTGAGGAGTTTGCACTCCGCGTACAACAG CTGGTGGCCAAAGAATTGGGCCAGATAGGGACACGGCTCACTCCAGCAGACAAAGCAGAGCACATGAAGCGACAAAGACATCCCAGATTACGCCCCCAGTCAG tgcaatcttctttcccttctcctcccagccctccttCTGATGTGCAGCTGACAACGCTGGCTCAAAGAGTCAAGGAGGTTTTGCCCCATGTGCCACTGAATGTCATCCAGGGAGACCTGG CCAGGACTGGGTGTGTAGACTTGACCATCACAAATCTGCTTGAGGGGGCTGTGGCTTTCATGCCTGAAGATGTCACTGAGGGAACTCAGTCCCCGCCCACAGCTTCTGCCCCAAAG TTCCCCAGCTCTGGCCTGGTGACCCCTCAGCCCACAGCCCTAACATTTGCCAAGTCTTCCTGGGCCCGCCAGGAGAGCCTTCAGGAACGCAAGCAGGCACTGTATGAATATGCAAGAAG GAGATTCAGAGAGAAACAGGCCCAGGAGGCTGACTGA
- the Aup1 gene encoding lipid droplet-regulating VLDL assembly factor AUP1 isoform X2 — protein sequence MPKDSAFPGAPAALRRWRRQRPRFPELATMEPPPAPGPERLFDSHRLPSDGFLLLALLLYAPVGLCLLVLRLFLGLHVFLVSCALPDSVLRRFVVRTMCAVLGLVARQEDSGLRDHRVRVLISNHVTPFDHNIVNLLTTCSTPLLNSPPSFVCWSRGFMEMDRRVELVESLKKFCASTRLPPTPLLLFPEEEATNGREGLLRFSSWPFSIQDVVQPLTLQVQRPLVSVTVSDASWVSELLWSLFVPFTVYQVRWLHPVHRQLGERSEEFALRVQQLVAKELGQIGTRLTPADKAEHMKRQRHPRLRPQSVQSSFPSPPSPPSDVQLTTLAQRVKEVLPHVPLNVIQGDLARTGCVDLTITNLLEGAVAFMPEDVTEGTQSPPTASAPKAFDGCLMMMTSQAL from the exons ATGCCCAAAGACTCCGCCTTCCCAGGAGCCCCCGCGGCCCTGCGAAGATGGCGACGACAGCGGCCCCGCTTTCCTGAGTTGGCTACGATGGAACCTCCCCCAGCTCCCGGGCCGGAGCGGCTCTTTGACTCGCACCG GCTCCCGAGTGACGGCTTCCTGCTGCTCGCGCTGCTGCTCTACGCGCCggtcggcctctgcctcctggttctgCGCCTCTTCCTCGGCCTCCACGTCTTCCTGGTCAGCTGTGCCCTGCCTGACAGCGTCCTCCGCAG GTTCGTGGTACGGACCATGTGTGCGGTACTGGGGCTCGTGGCCCGGCAGGAGGACTCTGGACTCCGGGATCACCGCGTCAGGGTCCTGATTTCCAACCACGTCACACCTTTTGACCACAATATAGTCAACCTGCTCACCACCTGTAGCACC CCTCTACTCAATAGTCCCCCCAGCTTTGTGTGTTGGTCTCGGGGCTTTATGGAGATGGATAGGCGGGTGGAGTTGGTGGAGTCGCTCAAGAAATTCTGTGCTTCCACGAGGCTTCCGCCCACGCCTTTGCTGCTTTTCCCGGAGGAGGAGGCCACAAATGGCCGAGAGGGGCTCCTGCGTTTCAG ttCGTGGCCATTTTCTATCCAGGATGTGGTACAGCCTCTTACCCTGCAAGTTCAGAGACCCCTGGTCTCTGTG ACGGTGTCAGACGCCTCCTGGGTCTCAGAACTGCTGTGGTCACTTTTCGTCCCTTTCACGGTGTATCAAGTAAG GTGGCTTCATCCTGTTCATCGCCAGCTTGGGGAGAGGAGTGAGGAGTTTGCACTCCGCGTACAACAG CTGGTGGCCAAAGAATTGGGCCAGATAGGGACACGGCTCACTCCAGCAGACAAAGCAGAGCACATGAAGCGACAAAGACATCCCAGATTACGCCCCCAGTCAG tgcaatcttctttcccttctcctcccagccctccttCTGATGTGCAGCTGACAACGCTGGCTCAAAGAGTCAAGGAGGTTTTGCCCCATGTGCCACTGAATGTCATCCAGGGAGACCTGG CCAGGACTGGGTGTGTAGACTTGACCATCACAAATCTGCTTGAGGGGGCTGTGGCTTTCATGCCTGAAGATGTCACTGAGGGAACTCAGTCCCCGCCCACAGCTTCTGCCCCAAAG GCATTCGATGGGTGTTTAATGATGATGACTTCGCAAGCCCTCTGA
- the Dqx1 gene encoding ATP-dependent RNA helicase DQX1: MASGLAEESEPSPGESELAVNPFDGLPFSSRYYELLEQRRALPIWAARFLFLEHLESSPTGVVLVSGEPGCGKSTQIPQWCAEFALARGFQAGPVTVTQPHPLAAMSLASRVADEMDLTLGHEIGYSIPQEDCTGPNTMLRFCWDRLLLQEVASTRGPGAWSVLILDETQERSVASDSLQGLLRDTRLRNLPGDPRVVVVTDPALEPKLQAFWGNSPIVNVPRVPGGNPTLIYKDTVPTDLVKAACQAVLELCRQEEAPGDVLVYLPSEEEISLCCEALSRELGMLAVQGSPPRVLPLHPGCGQAIQAVYEGTDMSVRTIVVTHWLADFSFSLPSIQHVIDSGLELRSVYNPRIRAESQVLRPISKCQAEARLLRARGFPPGSCLRLYSKTILELEAPPLPYPKLCEENLSSLVLLLMRKQIAEPGECHFLDRPAPEALMQALEDLDYLAALDDDGDLSDLGIILSEFPLPPELAKALLASCEFNCVDEMLTLAAMLTAAPGFTRPPLCAEEAALRRALEHADGDHSSLIQVYEAFAQSGAEEAWCQARGLNWAALCRARKLRAELLELMHRIELPVSQPAFGSEQNRKDFQRALLSGYFLKVARDTDGTGNYLLLTHKHVAQLSSSCSYRNRRAPAHPPEWVLYHSFSISKDNCLCVVSEIQPEMLVELAPSYFLSNLPPSESRDLLNQLREEAAEPSAEPESSSPREYGDGCALQ; the protein is encoded by the exons ATGGCCTCTGGGCTGGCAGAAGAGTCTGAACCAAGTCCTGGGGAGTCTGAACTGGCTGTGAACCCCTTTGATgggctccccttctcttcccGCTACTATGAGCTGCTTGAGCAGCGGAGAGCCTTGCCCATCTGGGCTGCTCGCTTCCTGTTCTTGGAGCACTTGGAGAGTAGCCCCACTGGGGTGGTGCTGGTGTCTGGGGAGCCCGGCTGTGGCAAGAGCACCCAG ATTCCTCAGTGGTGTGCAGAGTTTGCACTGGCCAGAGGATTCCAGGCTGGCCCGGTTACAgtcacccagccccaccctctggcAGCCATGAGCCTGGCTTCAAGGGTGGCTGATGAGATGGACCTGACTCTGGGTCATGAGATTGGGTACAGCATCCCTCAGGAAGACTGCACTGGGCCCAACACCATGCTCAG GTTCTGCTGGGACAGGCTGCTTCTACAGGAAGTAGCCTCAACCCGGGGCCCCGGAGCCTGGAGTGTGCTGATTCTGGATGAGACTCAGGAGCGCTCAGTGGCCTCAGATTCACTGCAGGGGCTCCTGCGAGACACCAGACTGAGAAACCTTCCAGGGGACCCCCGAGTGGTTGTGGTTACCGACCCAGCCCTTGAACCCAAACTCCAAGCTTTCTGGGGCAATTCTCCTATTGTGAATGTACCCAGAGTGCCTGGTGGAAATCCCACCCTTATCTACAAGGACACTGTCCCCACTGACCTAGTGAAAGCTGCCTGCCAAGCTGTGCTTGAGCTGTGTCGGCAGGAAGAGGCCCCTGGAGATGTGCTGGTGTACCTGCCCAGTGAGGag GAAATTTCCCTGTGCTGTGAAGCCTTGTCCAGGGAGCTGGGGATGCTGGCTGTCCAAGGCTCCCCACCGCGGGTGCTGCCCCTCCACCCAGGCTGTGGTCAAGCCATCCAGGCAGTATATGAGGGCACAGACATGAGTGTCCGGACGATCGTGGTCACTCACTGGCTGGCGgatttctccttctccctcccttccatccagCATGTCATTGACTCGGGACTGGAACTTCGGAGT GTTTACAATCCTCGGATCCGGGCAGAATCCCAGGTGTTGAGACCAATTAGCAAATGTCAGGCAGAGGCAAGACTGCTTCGGGCAAGGGGTTTCCCACCAG GATCCTGTCTCCGCCTGTACTCTAAGACCATTCTAGAACTAGAGGCTCCCCCACTGCCCTACCCTAAATTGTGTGAAGAGAATCTGAGCTCCCTGGTGTTGCTCCTAATGAGGAAACAGATTGCAGAACCAGGGGAGTGCCACTTCCTGGATCGGCCTG CCCCAGAAGCACTGATGCAGGCCCTGGAAGACTTGGACTATCTGGCTGCCCTGGATGACGATGGGGACCTGTCGGACCTGGGAATCATCCTGTCGGAATTTCCCCTGCCCCCTGAGCTGGCCAAAGCCCTGCTGGCCTCCTGCGAGTTTAACTGTGTGGATGAAATGCTCACTCTGGCTGCCATGCTCACTG CTGCTCCTGGGTTCACCCGTCCTCCCCTGTGTGCAGAGGAAGCTGCTTTGCGTCGGGCCCTGGAGCACGCCGATGGCGACCACAGCTCTCTGATCCAGGTTTACGAAGCCTTTGCACAAA gTGGAGCAGAGGAGGCTTGGTGTCAGGCTCGGGGTCTAAACTGGGCAGCATTGTGTCGAGCCCGGAAACTCAGAGCAGAGCTCCTGGAACTCATGCACCGGATAGAGCTGCCAGTGTCCCAGCCAGCCTTTGGCTCGGAGCAGAATCGCAAAGACTTTCAGAGAGCACTGCTGTCAGGATACTTCCTCAAG GTGGCCCGAGACACAGATGGGACTGGAAATTACCTGCTTCTCACCCATAAACACGTAGCCCAGCTGTCCTCATCCTGCAGCTACCGAAATCGCAGGGCTCCAGCCCATCCCCCCGAGTGGGTGCTGTACCACAGCTTCTCCATATCCAAAGACAACTGCCTCTGCGTTGTCTCTGAGATTCAACCCGAGAT GCTGGTGGAGCTAGCCCCTTCGTACTTCCTGAGTAACCTGCCCCCCAGTGAGAGCAGAGACCTCCTGAACCAGCTGAGAGAAGAAGCTGCAGAGCCATCTGCTGAGCCTGAATCTTCCTCTCCCCGGGAGTATGGTGATGGCTGTGCTCTGCAGTGA